One part of the Bdellovibrio bacteriovorus genome encodes these proteins:
- a CDS encoding protein-disulfide reductase DsbD family protein has product MTFLMGFLLLICIGVSPAFAAGSSSFNFPQGTVDLISSHPGWKSQQKNSLGLHFKMKEHWHIYWKNSGDSGAAPKWKWTVENARLTGEQWPLPERIHVEGLTNLGYSHESLFIFDLEPQDPAKPVSVVLNLEFLICKVECIPYFTELRKEIPFSAQTGPPAAIFSKFIYPEKAPSSFRWSVDGRTDQILKTTLSLPVNLNLKNLEVFPEDGETFKSSVPALEPQGSQYLIQLPLQDTSKTDFTGSRFLLVTEDTAGNKKGYEMELTAAAPAALATILIWALLGGFILNFMPCVFPVLSIKVLSFLGPDQDKHKLRISGLYYTMGVMCSFLALGGLLLALRAGGEQIGWGFQLQSPLIAAGIALLFVWLGLNFLGTFEIGQSLSYLGAKKTSQSLWGSFMTGVLATVVATPCTAPFMGAALGASLALPAMNTLMVFAGLGLGMALPFLILSYTPQALKFLPKPGMWMQTLKEFLAFPLFATVLWLLWVLSHQIAVDSIIYLLGVFLLVALWVWFTHTVRHEKARQLTLLAGFILSFVLLAALPQESISVSAANTAAAEVWKPFTAEQVQQDLEQGKSVFIDFTAAWCITCQVNKKLVLHTTEIQKAFTENNVQLYKADWTDKDPKITEALAQYGRNSLPLYVFYPSGSRKALLLPEILTKGIVLDLFNKEKEP; this is encoded by the coding sequence ATGACATTTCTGATGGGCTTTCTTCTTTTGATCTGCATCGGAGTCTCCCCTGCGTTCGCAGCGGGCTCTTCTTCATTTAATTTTCCGCAAGGCACAGTGGACCTTATCAGCTCGCACCCGGGCTGGAAGTCCCAGCAGAAGAATTCTTTAGGTCTGCATTTCAAAATGAAAGAGCACTGGCATATCTACTGGAAGAACTCCGGCGACTCGGGGGCTGCCCCCAAATGGAAGTGGACCGTTGAAAATGCCAGGCTGACTGGTGAACAATGGCCCCTGCCAGAGCGAATCCATGTCGAAGGGCTGACCAACCTGGGCTATTCCCACGAAAGTCTTTTTATCTTTGATCTTGAGCCACAAGACCCGGCGAAACCCGTCAGTGTGGTTTTGAATCTGGAGTTCCTGATCTGCAAAGTCGAATGCATTCCCTATTTTACAGAACTTCGAAAGGAAATTCCCTTCTCGGCCCAAACGGGGCCGCCGGCGGCGATCTTTTCAAAATTTATTTACCCCGAAAAAGCCCCTTCTTCATTCCGCTGGTCCGTGGATGGTCGCACCGACCAGATTCTGAAAACCACCCTGTCCTTGCCTGTAAATCTGAATCTTAAGAATCTCGAAGTCTTCCCCGAAGATGGCGAGACATTCAAAAGCAGCGTTCCTGCCTTGGAACCTCAAGGGTCGCAATATCTGATTCAACTTCCGCTGCAGGATACTTCCAAAACTGATTTTACCGGATCACGCTTTTTACTGGTCACGGAAGACACTGCCGGCAACAAAAAAGGCTACGAGATGGAGCTTACCGCGGCGGCTCCTGCGGCTTTGGCAACGATTCTGATCTGGGCTTTGCTGGGCGGGTTCATTCTGAACTTTATGCCGTGTGTGTTCCCGGTGCTTTCCATCAAAGTCTTAAGCTTTCTGGGACCGGATCAGGACAAACACAAGCTTCGCATCTCGGGCCTTTACTACACCATGGGTGTGATGTGTTCATTTCTTGCTTTGGGCGGACTGCTTTTGGCTTTGCGCGCAGGGGGCGAGCAGATCGGCTGGGGCTTTCAGTTGCAGTCGCCGTTGATCGCAGCAGGTATCGCGCTTTTATTCGTCTGGCTGGGCCTGAATTTCCTGGGCACTTTTGAAATAGGCCAGTCGTTAAGCTATTTGGGCGCAAAGAAAACTTCGCAGTCCCTGTGGGGCTCATTCATGACCGGCGTACTGGCCACCGTGGTGGCCACCCCATGCACGGCACCCTTCATGGGGGCCGCTTTGGGGGCTTCTTTGGCTCTGCCGGCGATGAACACGCTGATGGTGTTTGCAGGCCTGGGCTTGGGCATGGCCCTGCCATTCTTGATTTTGTCCTATACACCTCAGGCCTTGAAGTTTCTGCCCAAGCCCGGAATGTGGATGCAAACCCTGAAAGAGTTTTTGGCGTTCCCTCTTTTTGCCACTGTGCTCTGGCTGCTGTGGGTGCTGTCTCATCAGATTGCGGTGGATTCCATAATTTATTTACTGGGCGTATTTCTGCTGGTCGCGCTGTGGGTGTGGTTTACCCACACGGTCCGCCATGAAAAAGCCCGTCAACTGACACTGCTTGCCGGATTTATTTTGTCGTTTGTGCTGCTGGCAGCCCTTCCGCAAGAATCCATATCTGTTTCTGCCGCAAACACGGCTGCCGCGGAAGTATGGAAACCCTTCACGGCCGAGCAAGTCCAACAAGATCTGGAACAAGGAAAGTCCGTGTTCATCGACTTCACCGCCGCTTGGTGCATCACCTGTCAGGTGAATAAAAAGCTGGTCTTGCATACGACCGAAATTCAAAAGGCCTTCACTGAAAACAATGTGCAGCTTTACAAAGCGGACTGGACTGACAAGGATCCCAAAATCACGGAGGCTTTGGCTCAGTATGGTCGCAATTCACTGCCTCTGTATGTCTTCTACCCATCAGGCAGTCGCAAGGCCCTGCTGCTGCCTGAAATACTAACCAAAGGCATCGTGCTCGATTTATTTAACAAGGAGAAAGAACCATGA
- a CDS encoding redoxin domain-containing protein — protein MKKLIFALALTFTSTLAFADAKVGAPAPDFNVTDANGKTHKLSDYKGKYVVLEWYNKDCPYVRKHYDSKNMQNIQSEMTGKGIVWLSVISSAKGKQGHMPAADVVKNGTKEASKATAILVDENGKMGKAYGAKTTPHMYLIDPQGVLRYNGAIDSNDSADPATIASAENYIIRAVASAEKGEKIAKETSKPYGCSVKY, from the coding sequence ATGAAAAAACTGATATTTGCACTGGCTTTGACCTTTACCTCAACACTGGCCTTCGCTGATGCGAAGGTCGGCGCACCAGCTCCGGACTTCAATGTGACTGATGCCAACGGCAAAACCCACAAACTTTCTGACTACAAGGGAAAATACGTGGTGCTAGAGTGGTACAACAAGGACTGTCCGTATGTGCGCAAACACTATGACAGCAAGAACATGCAAAACATCCAGTCGGAAATGACGGGCAAAGGCATCGTGTGGCTGTCGGTGATCTCTTCCGCCAAGGGCAAACAAGGCCATATGCCCGCGGCGGATGTGGTGAAAAACGGAACCAAAGAAGCTTCGAAAGCCACCGCCATTCTGGTCGACGAAAACGGTAAAATGGGCAAAGCCTACGGCGCCAAAACGACTCCGCACATGTACCTGATTGATCCCCAGGGTGTGCTTCGCTACAACGGGGCGATTGACAGCAACGATTCCGCGGATCCCGCGACGATTGCTTCAGCCGAAAACTACATCATCCGCGCCGTCGCCAGCGCAGAAAAAGGTGAAAAGATCGCCAAAGAAACCAGCAAGCCCTACGGCTGCAGCGTGAAGTACTAA
- a CDS encoding phospholipase D family protein, translating to MIKKFIPIPVVLAYLGCASLPPNTNRSYSEALPPDPKTQLAQATEEQLKKHPGLSGFYPLASGLEALVARMAAVAVSDRSIDLQYYIWENDLTGRMLMHEVLLAADRGVRVRVLLDDLNQGRYERGLAILDSHPNIEVRMANPFAGRSWRILDAMRFSTVNRRMHNKVFVVDNQTAIVGGRNIGNEYFWASEEMNFGDFDLWAIGPVVQDLSREFDSYWNSEIAYPISVLVNGFKPTAEDLQKLKADAAAAIEEAEKTQYAAALKETPMVKKFTREPLKLYWGKAEVVIDPPEKFRQHSKEQTDNLAHQLYPLIEKTQKELILVSPYFIPGKKGVQFFKSLNNRGVASLVLTNSLASSDVATVFSGYKGYRKDLLEQGVQLYELKPTPQKTMPKKSRVGASFSSAGLHGKIFVFDRRKVFVGSMNLDPRSATLNSEMGVVVDSPELAEAISKNLIANLREDNYQVLLDDRKNLIWKTTDDHGKEQVFTKEPETSWWKRLKAGLSGIFVPESWL from the coding sequence TTGATTAAAAAATTCATACCCATTCCCGTCGTTCTTGCTTACCTAGGGTGCGCTTCGCTCCCACCCAATACAAATCGTTCTTATTCTGAAGCCCTGCCTCCTGATCCAAAGACTCAACTGGCCCAGGCGACAGAAGAACAGCTCAAAAAACATCCGGGTCTGTCAGGCTTCTATCCCCTGGCGTCCGGTCTGGAGGCATTGGTCGCCCGTATGGCGGCGGTCGCCGTTTCTGATCGCAGCATCGATCTGCAATACTATATCTGGGAAAATGACCTGACCGGCCGAATGCTGATGCATGAAGTTCTGCTGGCAGCCGATCGGGGCGTGCGCGTGCGTGTTCTGCTGGATGATCTTAACCAGGGACGCTATGAGCGAGGCCTTGCCATTCTGGATTCACACCCGAACATCGAAGTGCGCATGGCCAATCCTTTCGCCGGAAGAAGCTGGCGCATTCTGGATGCGATGAGATTTTCCACCGTCAACCGTCGCATGCACAACAAGGTCTTTGTGGTCGACAATCAAACGGCGATTGTGGGTGGACGCAACATTGGCAATGAATACTTCTGGGCCAGCGAAGAAATGAACTTTGGTGACTTCGATCTGTGGGCCATCGGCCCGGTGGTTCAGGATCTTTCGCGGGAATTTGATTCTTATTGGAACAGCGAAATCGCCTATCCTATTTCTGTCTTGGTCAATGGATTCAAGCCCACCGCCGAGGACCTGCAAAAACTGAAAGCCGATGCCGCAGCCGCCATCGAGGAAGCCGAAAAAACCCAGTATGCCGCCGCCCTCAAAGAAACCCCGATGGTGAAAAAGTTCACCCGCGAGCCGTTAAAACTTTATTGGGGAAAGGCCGAAGTCGTGATTGATCCGCCGGAAAAATTCCGCCAGCATTCAAAGGAACAGACCGACAACCTTGCCCATCAGCTTTATCCTCTGATCGAAAAGACCCAGAAAGAACTGATTCTGGTTTCCCCTTACTTTATTCCCGGCAAAAAAGGAGTGCAGTTTTTTAAGAGTCTAAATAACCGTGGTGTTGCCTCTCTGGTTCTGACCAATTCCCTTGCTTCCAGTGATGTGGCCACCGTGTTTTCAGGCTACAAGGGTTACCGCAAGGATCTTCTTGAACAGGGGGTTCAGCTTTATGAGCTAAAACCCACCCCGCAAAAAACCATGCCGAAAAAGAGCCGTGTGGGCGCCAGCTTCTCCAGCGCAGGCTTGCACGGAAAGATCTTTGTCTTCGACCGAAGGAAGGTCTTTGTCGGGTCAATGAACCTGGATCCACGATCGGCCACTTTGAACAGCGAAATGGGCGTGGTTGTCGACAGCCCCGAACTGGCCGAAGCGATCAGCAAGAACCTGATCGCCAATCTTCGCGAAGACAATTATCAGGTTTTACTGGATGACAGAAAGAACCTGATTTGGAAAACCACCGATGACCATGGCAAAGAACAGGTCTTTACCAAAGAACCTGAAACCAGTTGGTGGAAGCGCCTGAAAGCGGGGCTCAGCGGGATCTTCGTTCCCGAATCCTGGCTGTGA
- a CDS encoding Crp/Fnr family transcriptional regulator — MESQTILNGGVNSLGFMGGQNLSIPNTSNVPYEVIHLKEEEMIFKEGEPAKGLYYVQSGCVKVVVNRSHARGRTTTNEYVTKLVSPGEYFGYKALVKGAVTQSHAKAVKSTVLWLYPRELIQVAMAQSSPLIKLLLNQAVNDLESFETISQLHYLASVQERIAYQLVLLADRFGVQTPNGISLNLKLTRNEFAQLASTINESLSRHLTEFKNEGLIDLNGKEIIIKNKDGLMRRSGNF; from the coding sequence ATGGAATCTCAGACAATACTCAACGGCGGAGTAAACTCCCTTGGTTTTATGGGTGGTCAAAACCTAAGTATTCCGAATACTTCAAACGTTCCCTATGAAGTTATTCATCTCAAAGAAGAGGAGATGATCTTCAAAGAAGGGGAGCCGGCGAAGGGTCTGTATTACGTTCAGTCGGGATGTGTAAAAGTTGTTGTAAATCGATCCCACGCGCGCGGCCGCACCACGACTAACGAATACGTGACGAAGCTTGTATCACCAGGTGAATACTTTGGCTACAAGGCACTTGTGAAAGGTGCTGTAACACAAAGTCATGCCAAAGCTGTGAAATCCACAGTTCTTTGGTTGTATCCACGCGAACTTATTCAAGTGGCGATGGCACAATCCAGCCCGCTGATTAAGTTGCTTTTGAATCAGGCCGTTAACGACCTGGAATCTTTCGAAACCATCAGTCAGCTTCACTACCTGGCCTCTGTTCAGGAACGTATTGCTTATCAACTGGTGCTGTTGGCAGACAGATTCGGGGTTCAGACACCGAATGGTATTTCTTTGAATTTGAAACTGACAAGAAATGAGTTCGCTCAACTTGCCAGCACGATCAATGAGTCCTTGTCTCGTCATTTGACAGAGTTTAAAAACGAAGGCCTTATCGACCTCAATGGTAAAGAAATCATCATCAAGAACAAAGACGGTCTGATGAGAAGATCTGGCAATTTCTAG
- a CDS encoding BMP family lipoprotein, translating into MAKSFLTMLLFLSVGTFSHANPLKVGLVLDKGGKDDKSFNSAAYQGAKKAEQDLKIDLKYVEATDTNAIENLHRAFARKNFDLIIGVGFAQQEAVKKVAAQFPKIKFAVIDSDVKAPNVRSLLFEEHEGSFLVGALAAMASKSNSVGFVGGMDIPLIRRFSMGYVAGAKYVNPKINVTENYVGVTGEAWNNPAKAKELALAQIAKGGDVIFVAAGASNTGVFDAAEEKKKFAIGVDSNQNWIKPGIILTSMMKAVDVAVYDTIKETQAGKFTAGEIRYGLKNQGVNYTLDKHNEKLITADMKKKVEEIKKKIIAGQIQVPDYYKKK; encoded by the coding sequence ATGGCAAAAAGCTTCCTTACGATGCTGTTATTCTTGTCAGTCGGCACATTTTCCCACGCAAATCCCCTCAAAGTTGGCTTGGTTCTCGATAAAGGCGGCAAAGACGACAAGTCTTTTAACTCTGCGGCTTATCAGGGAGCTAAAAAAGCCGAGCAGGATTTGAAGATCGACCTGAAATACGTTGAAGCCACAGACACCAACGCCATTGAAAATCTGCACCGTGCTTTTGCCCGTAAAAATTTTGATCTGATCATCGGCGTGGGCTTTGCCCAGCAGGAAGCGGTTAAAAAGGTAGCAGCTCAATTCCCGAAAATTAAGTTTGCTGTTATCGACAGTGATGTCAAAGCACCAAACGTGCGTTCTTTGCTGTTTGAAGAGCATGAAGGCTCGTTCCTGGTGGGGGCCCTGGCGGCAATGGCTTCCAAGTCGAACTCGGTGGGTTTTGTTGGCGGCATGGACATCCCGTTGATCCGCAGATTCTCAATGGGTTATGTGGCAGGTGCCAAATATGTGAACCCGAAAATCAATGTCACTGAAAACTATGTGGGCGTGACAGGTGAAGCCTGGAACAACCCGGCCAAAGCCAAAGAACTGGCGCTGGCGCAAATTGCCAAAGGCGGCGACGTGATCTTCGTGGCGGCGGGAGCTTCCAACACCGGTGTCTTCGACGCTGCTGAAGAAAAAAAGAAATTCGCCATCGGTGTGGATTCCAATCAGAACTGGATCAAGCCCGGCATTATTCTGACCAGCATGATGAAAGCCGTCGATGTGGCGGTGTATGACACCATCAAAGAAACCCAGGCCGGCAAATTCACCGCAGGTGAAATCCGCTATGGCCTGAAAAACCAGGGTGTGAACTACACTTTGGACAAACATAATGAAAAACTGATCACCGCCGACATGAAGAAAAAGGTCGAAGAGATCAAAAAGAAAATCATCGCCGGCCAAATCCAGGTTCCTGATTACTACAAAAAGAAATAG
- a CDS encoding ABC transporter ATP-binding protein yields the protein MPLNMSMAVEFKGISKYFGAVRANSDISFAIPSGSIHAIVGENGAGKSTAMKILFGMYQPDGGEILIHGNPVTFETPIDAMAAGIGMVHQHFMLAEPFTALDNILLQQKGSAFSLLPRAEQRQRLNEIAGRYGFHVDLDAKVEDLSVGEQQRIEILKILSQNSEILILDEPTAVLTPQEVQELFTNLRKLKAEGKTILIITHKLKEVMALSDAVTIFRAGRMVAHKATRETSVEELAELMVGRCLQDPKERTSTIEQNHVLLNFEKLSAAMGNHRIENITLKVHAREIVGVAGVEGNGQDILIRALLDQKSLNKHSLQGQVLCEGKLQAFPEDRLRFGVLPSRPVYENFLLGQQRSGLFNSGLLLKTRALIERTREIMKEYDVRPHDEHLPFEKLSGGNQQKLVVARALTQKPDVIIAAQPTRGVDIGAIEFIHNELRRCRDEGAGVLLISSELDELMALSDRIVVLYKGHLVAEFPRSAFNEIALGKAMGGGH from the coding sequence GTGCCTCTTAATATGTCCATGGCGGTTGAATTCAAAGGGATCAGCAAATACTTTGGCGCCGTTCGCGCCAACTCGGACATCTCTTTTGCCATTCCGTCGGGCTCCATTCATGCCATCGTAGGCGAAAACGGGGCCGGCAAATCCACGGCCATGAAAATCCTGTTCGGAATGTACCAGCCTGATGGCGGCGAGATTCTGATTCACGGAAACCCTGTTACCTTTGAAACCCCGATCGATGCCATGGCCGCCGGCATCGGCATGGTTCACCAGCACTTCATGCTGGCTGAACCCTTCACGGCCCTGGATAATATTCTGCTGCAACAAAAAGGTTCGGCATTTTCCCTGCTTCCGCGCGCAGAACAGCGTCAGCGTCTGAATGAAATCGCCGGTCGTTATGGCTTTCATGTTGACCTTGATGCCAAGGTCGAGGATCTGTCTGTCGGTGAACAGCAGCGCATTGAGATCCTGAAAATCCTTTCCCAGAACTCCGAAATTCTGATTCTGGATGAACCCACAGCCGTTCTGACTCCGCAGGAAGTGCAGGAACTGTTCACCAATCTTCGCAAACTGAAAGCCGAAGGCAAAACCATTCTGATCATCACCCACAAGCTGAAAGAGGTGATGGCACTTTCTGATGCCGTGACCATCTTCCGTGCCGGTCGCATGGTCGCCCACAAAGCAACCCGCGAAACTTCCGTGGAAGAACTGGCCGAACTGATGGTGGGTCGCTGCCTGCAAGATCCGAAAGAGCGAACCTCCACCATTGAGCAGAATCACGTGCTGCTGAATTTTGAAAAGCTTTCTGCAGCAATGGGCAACCATCGCATTGAAAACATCACACTGAAAGTTCACGCCCGCGAGATCGTCGGTGTGGCGGGCGTTGAGGGCAATGGACAGGACATCCTGATCCGCGCCCTGCTGGATCAAAAATCGCTGAACAAACACTCCTTGCAGGGACAGGTTCTTTGTGAAGGCAAATTGCAGGCCTTCCCTGAAGACCGTCTGCGCTTTGGTGTTCTGCCTTCCCGTCCTGTTTATGAAAACTTCCTGCTGGGGCAGCAGCGGTCTGGCCTGTTTAATTCCGGCCTTCTGCTAAAAACCCGTGCTTTGATTGAGCGCACCCGCGAAATCATGAAGGAATACGATGTTCGTCCCCACGATGAACATCTGCCGTTTGAAAAGCTGTCCGGCGGAAACCAGCAAAAATTAGTCGTGGCCCGTGCCCTGACTCAAAAGCCGGATGTAATCATTGCCGCACAACCCACCCGCGGCGTGGATATCGGGGCTATTGAATTTATTCACAATGAACTGCGCCGCTGCCGCGATGAAGGTGCAGGCGTGCTTTTGATCTCTTCTGAGCTGGATGAACTGATGGCCCTTTCTGATCGCATTGTTGTTCTTTACAAAGGCCATCTGGTGGCGGAATTCCCACGCTCCGCCTTTAATGAAATCGCCTTGGGGAAAGCCATGGGAGGTGGACATTGA
- a CDS encoding ABC transporter permease, with the protein MKRVFGFLLGLTLALLLTLFAGENPWNVFMILVRSAFGSIYDLGLTLSYTTPLIFCGLSVAIGFHAGLFNIGAEGQLTMAVVTTAAIGVLFPQIPFPLAPVIALLAGLVAAGLWGWIAGWLRAVRGSHEVIITIMMNFIAAGLASWFTLKIIPNPESQNPETAMVAPQYMFKDYDLIARLFPDTPANASLGFAIVLAVLMWIFLWKTTWGFELRAVGSNPEAAHRAGISEKKVRILAMTLAGVMAGFVALSEVLGSAGQYRIGFSPDYGFIGIAVALLASNNPLGIIVAAFLMGALHKGASDLDLETTTITRDFSRIIQALVILGVVAQGYWEWIKIKRRKG; encoded by the coding sequence TTGAAACGTGTCTTCGGCTTCCTGTTGGGACTGACACTGGCTTTGCTGCTGACTTTGTTCGCGGGTGAAAACCCGTGGAATGTCTTTATGATTCTGGTGCGCAGTGCTTTTGGCTCCATATACGATCTGGGCCTGACTCTTTCATACACCACGCCTTTGATTTTCTGTGGCCTTTCCGTGGCCATTGGCTTTCATGCCGGTCTTTTCAATATCGGCGCTGAAGGTCAGCTGACCATGGCGGTGGTGACCACTGCTGCCATTGGCGTGCTGTTCCCGCAGATCCCTTTCCCGCTGGCTCCGGTGATTGCCCTGCTGGCAGGTCTGGTGGCCGCCGGGTTGTGGGGCTGGATTGCGGGCTGGCTGCGCGCCGTGCGTGGCAGTCATGAAGTCATCATCACCATCATGATGAACTTTATCGCCGCAGGCCTTGCAAGCTGGTTCACCCTGAAGATCATTCCCAATCCTGAATCCCAGAATCCTGAAACCGCCATGGTCGCACCTCAGTACATGTTTAAGGACTATGATCTGATTGCCCGTCTGTTCCCGGACACCCCGGCCAATGCCTCGTTGGGCTTTGCGATTGTGCTGGCCGTTTTGATGTGGATATTCCTCTGGAAAACCACGTGGGGCTTTGAATTGCGGGCGGTGGGCTCTAATCCCGAAGCCGCTCACCGTGCGGGAATTTCAGAAAAGAAAGTGCGCATTCTGGCGATGACCTTGGCCGGAGTGATGGCAGGCTTTGTCGCGTTGTCTGAGGTTCTGGGCAGCGCCGGGCAATACCGCATTGGCTTTTCTCCGGACTATGGTTTTATCGGTATCGCTGTGGCCCTGCTTGCCAGCAACAACCCTTTGGGAATTATCGTGGCGGCCTTCCTGATGGGTGCGCTTCACAAGGGCGCTTCGGATCTGGATCTTGAAACGACCACGATCACCCGTGATTTCTCTCGCATCATCCAGGCTTTGGTGATTTTGGGTGTGGTGGCGCAAGGCTATTGGGAATGGATCAAAATCAAAAGGAGGAAAGGTTAG
- a CDS encoding ABC transporter permease has translation METMTWILALTLATLRLATPLVFASMGGLMSERSGVVNVALEGFMLIGAFAGAIAGQYFASAWMGWGFAILAGLVIGALYALFVIELKADQIITGMAVNLFVMGFIPFVTKILYSSTGSTPALLVEDRFTFEPLLMAGLLVAAISLWMFRTRSGLWVLFAGENPEALTASGVSVRKVRWSAVTLSGAFAAMGGASLSLFLASSYSPMMTGGRGFMALAALIFGKWKPVPAFAACLLFAFADAVQIRLQGVQIGGVEVPVQFVQILPYIVTVIALAGFIGKSRAPKALGHQ, from the coding sequence ATGGAAACTATGACCTGGATTCTGGCTTTGACTTTGGCCACCCTGCGACTGGCAACACCTTTGGTGTTTGCCTCCATGGGTGGTTTGATGAGCGAACGCTCGGGTGTCGTGAATGTCGCCCTTGAGGGCTTTATGCTGATCGGTGCCTTTGCTGGCGCCATTGCCGGTCAGTATTTCGCTTCAGCGTGGATGGGGTGGGGCTTTGCCATTCTCGCAGGCCTTGTTATTGGCGCTCTTTACGCTTTGTTTGTGATTGAGCTTAAAGCCGATCAGATCATCACGGGCATGGCCGTGAATCTTTTTGTGATGGGTTTCATCCCCTTTGTGACGAAGATTCTTTACAGCTCCACCGGCTCCACCCCAGCGCTGCTAGTGGAAGACCGCTTTACCTTTGAACCGTTGTTGATGGCCGGGCTGCTGGTCGCCGCGATCAGCCTCTGGATGTTCCGCACGCGTTCAGGTCTGTGGGTTTTGTTTGCCGGCGAAAATCCTGAAGCCCTGACCGCCAGTGGTGTCAGTGTTCGCAAAGTCCGCTGGTCCGCTGTGACGTTGAGCGGGGCTTTTGCTGCCATGGGTGGCGCCAGTCTTTCATTGTTCCTGGCTTCGTCTTATTCCCCGATGATGACCGGCGGCCGTGGTTTCATGGCTTTGGCGGCGCTGATCTTCGGTAAATGGAAGCCGGTACCAGCCTTTGCGGCGTGCCTGCTGTTTGCCTTTGCTGATGCCGTGCAAATCCGTCTGCAAGGTGTGCAAATCGGCGGCGTGGAAGTTCCGGTTCAGTTTGTTCAGATTTTACCTTACATCGTGACAGTCATTGCTCTTGCGGGCTTTATCGGCAAAAGCCGGGCTCCAAAGGCACTGGGTCACCAATAA